From Brassica oleracea var. oleracea cultivar TO1000 chromosome C3, BOL, whole genome shotgun sequence, a single genomic window includes:
- the LOC106330921 gene encoding uncharacterized protein LOC106330921 — protein sequence MEVDLEELSGLIEHKCSREEAALLIRPVQGDEIRDVLFSMPSNKAPGPDGYPMEFYKADWPNIGADFVTAVQSFFLYGFLPKSINATLLALIPKTQDAERMLEYRPIACCNVVYKCSFVEGRLLLENVLLATELVKDYHNTSLTPRAALKLDISKAFDSVQWRFIEATLRAMHYPDHNVLTLMLNKATERREIGYHPRCKEVKLSHLSFADDIMVFTDGSPKSLRGTIQVFEEFAKISGLSINLAKSTLYVGGRGRSIIEQEATALGLSVSALPAKYLGLPLTTKTLTPHQTSGAQRFVYKKGALMKLKACARPSYGVALRAATGRQRCRGRTSNLWNNGSFWDISESTKGSWVWRKLLRLRPLVSQFIRVQVNNGQTTFFWLDQWLLLGRLIDIVGDSGPQRLGVGRFAKVADVANDSGWQFRRCRDLNLQQIIATIGNVQAPAAGNADDVVLWRAGPGEFNSRFSSSKTWEQIRDYKEKHKWSKVIWFAQGVPRFGFITWLAIRDRLATGTKMLQWGVVQGCVFCGEPSESRDHLFFACPYTFTVWLEVVGDLLEASADPDWEATLARLVDYRYEKLTFILLRLVFQTAIYYIWKERNDRRHNGKLKTTTQLSMLIEKTVKNRISSTRYFEKPKLLGLLQRWFRVR from the exons ATGGAAGTTGACTTGGAGGAGTTATCTGGCCTGATTGAGCACAAATGTAGTAGGGAGGAGGCTGCATTGTTGATCAGACCGGTTCAAGGAGATGAGATCAGGGATGTTCTCTTCTCAATGCCGTCAAATAAAGCCCCTGGACCTGATGGCTACCCAATGGAGTTCTATAAAGCTGACTGGCCTAATATTGGAGCTGATTTTGTCACTGCAGTACAATCTTTCTTTCTCTATGGATTCCTGCCCAAAAGCATTAATGCAACTCTTCTAGCTCTGATACCAAAAACTCAAGATGCAGAGCGTATGTTGGAATACAGACCCATTGCATGCTGCAATGTGGTCTATAAG TGCTCGTTTGTGGAGGGGCGGCTGCTACTGGAAAATGTGTTGCTGGCGACGGAGCTTGTTAAAGACTATCACAACACATCTCTTACTCCTCGTGCGGCCTTAAAGCTTGATATCTCGAAAGCTTTTGATTCAGTCCAGTGGAGATTTATAGAAGCGACCCTGCGTGCGATGCATTACCCGGATCA CAATGTGCTCACTCTGATGCTAAATAAAGCAACTGAAAGGAGAGAAATAGGGTACCATCCGAGATGCAAAGAGGTTAAGCTATCCCATCTGAGTTTCGCTGATGACATAATGGTGTTCACTGATGGATCTCCGAAATCTCTACGGGGTACAATCCAGGTATTTGAAGAGTTTGCAAAGATATCGGGCTTGTCTATCAACCTAGCTAAGTCGACACTATATGTTGGGGGAAGAGGTCGCAGCATTATAGAGCAGGAGGCGACTGCGCTAGGACTCTCAGTCTCTGCCCTACCAGCTAAATATCTAGGCCTGCCTCTTACTACAAAGACACTGACCC CACATCAAACTTCTGGAGCTCAGCGTTTTGTCTACAAAAAGGGTGCCTTAATGAAATTGAAAGCTTGTGCTCGTCCTTCTTATGGAGTGGCTCTCCGTGCTGCCACGGGAAGACAAAGGTGTCGTGGGAGGACGTCT AATCTGTGGAACAATGGCTCCTTTTGGGATATCAGTGAGTCGACAAAAGGCTCTTGGGTGTGGCGGAAGCTTCTGCGGTTGCGACCCCTAGTCTCTCAGTTTATCAGAGTACAAGTCAACAATGGGCAGACCACCTTCTTCTGGTTAGATCAGTGGCTCCTCTTGGGTCGACTTATTGATATTGTTGGAGATAGTGGGCCTCAGAGACTGGGGGTCGGGCGGTTTGCTAAGGTGGCTGATGTTGCAAATGACTCTGGTTGGCAGTTTCGTAGATGTCGGGATCTCAACCTGCAGCAGATCATTGCAACAATTGGTAATGTGCAGGCTCCAGCTGCTGGTAATGCGGACGATGTGGTGCTTTGGAGAGCTGGACCTGGGGAGTTTAATAGCAGGTTCTCCTCCTCCAAAACATGGGAACAGATTCGGGATTATAAAGAGAAACATAAGTGGAGTAAGGTTATCTGGTTTGCGCAGGGAGTGCCACGGTTTGGCTTCATTACTTGGCTTGCGATTCGAGACAGGCTAGCAACAGGAACGAAAATGTTGCAGTGGGGTGTAGTGCAAGGCTGTGTGTTCTGTGGTGAACCAAGTGAGTCTAGAGATCACCTCTTCTTTGCCTGTCCATACACCTTCACGGTATGGCTTGAAGTGGTGGGTGATTTACTGGAAGCTAGTGCTGATCCAGATTGGGAGGCAACACTCGCACGGCTAGTGGATTACAGATATGAAAAGCTAACCTTTATCTTGCTGAGGTTAGTGTTTCAGACTGCAATCTACTATATATGGAAGGAGAGAAATGATAGGAGGCATAATGGAAAGCTCAAGACCACAACTCAGCTATCGATGCTTATTGAGAAGACAGTCAAAAACCGGATCAGCTCCACACGCTATTTTGAGAAACCAAAGCTTTTGGGGCTACTTCAAAGGTGGTTCAGAGTCCGCTAG